A window of Terriglobus sp. RCC_193 contains these coding sequences:
- the ftsY gene encoding signal recognition particle-docking protein FtsY yields the protein MGKMRDAVERTRSQLGAGLDNVLAMGRTVDEDTLDELEAVLLTADIGATTTSEIMRNLRQRALREKATTDELKQMLKEELRAILDSVAQPTNHPKQAPEVIMMVGVNGTGKTTTSGKLAALYGTHGRKALLCAADTFRAAAIEQLEVWAQRSGVDIIKTKQGGDPSAALYDSLTAGKARGADIVIVDTAGRLHNKAGLMAELDKMRRTAQKLVPGAPHQVFLVLDATTGQNGMQQARLFTESAGVTGIVLTKLDGTAKGGIVIAIARELKLPVVFAGVGEKMEDILPFNSDAFLDSLLG from the coding sequence ATGGGCAAAATGCGCGATGCGGTGGAACGCACACGTTCGCAGCTGGGAGCCGGACTGGACAACGTTCTGGCGATGGGCCGCACTGTCGATGAAGACACGCTGGATGAACTGGAAGCCGTTCTGCTGACTGCGGACATTGGTGCCACAACTACCAGTGAGATCATGCGCAATCTACGTCAGCGAGCGTTGCGCGAAAAGGCCACCACGGATGAATTGAAGCAGATGCTGAAGGAAGAGCTTCGCGCCATCCTCGACTCTGTGGCACAGCCGACGAATCATCCAAAGCAAGCGCCCGAAGTCATCATGATGGTGGGTGTAAACGGAACCGGCAAGACCACCACCAGCGGCAAGCTGGCTGCGCTGTACGGCACGCATGGACGCAAAGCTCTGCTCTGCGCTGCAGACACCTTTCGTGCTGCGGCAATTGAGCAATTGGAAGTGTGGGCGCAGCGTTCTGGCGTGGACATCATCAAGACGAAGCAGGGCGGTGATCCGTCCGCCGCGCTGTATGACTCGCTGACTGCGGGTAAGGCTCGCGGTGCAGACATTGTCATCGTCGATACCGCCGGACGTCTGCACAACAAGGCTGGCCTGATGGCCGAGTTGGACAAGATGCGCCGCACTGCGCAGAAGCTTGTGCCGGGCGCTCCGCATCAGGTCTTTCTCGTACTCGATGCAACGACCGGACAAAACGGCATGCAGCAGGCACGACTATTTACTGAGAGTGCGGGAGTTACTGGTATTGTGCTGACAAAACTCGACGGCACAGCGAAGGGCGGTATCGTCATCGCCATCGCACGTGAGCTCAAGCTGCCAGTCGTCTTTGCCGGCGTCGGTGAAAAGATGGAAGATATCCTTCCCTTCAACAGCGACGCATTTCTTGATTCTCTGCTGGGGTAA
- the ribD gene encoding bifunctional diaminohydroxyphosphoribosylaminopyrimidine deaminase/5-amino-6-(5-phosphoribosylamino)uracil reductase RibD, with protein sequence MPFSATDKAHMQRALELARATLGLASPNPQVGCVIAHGNEIVGEGAHRYDLRDHAEIVAMKQAGERVRGATAYVTLEPCSHHGRTGPCANALLDAGIARVVAATLDPNPLVAGKGMAILENGGVLAEHGLLHREARRMNDAFARHIITGMPLVTLKSALSVDGMLAPLPVQRTANAPFWLTGTAAREEVHRFRHASDAILTGIGTVLADDPMMTDRSNLQRRRRLLRVVLDTHCRLPLSSRLAESANDDLIVFCAKNAPNDRQRALRQRGVTVETIPTLTPAQRGTQGRRLELDLRAVLKRLGDMDILSVLLESGPGLNGAFLNAGLVDKAVLFFSETELGGNAVPFASHGPTAFGLIEQLSDIDRCDFVSDLSNGARQVDACVRGTLHDPWAETFALTPTSAVSR encoded by the coding sequence ATGCCTTTCTCTGCCACAGACAAAGCCCACATGCAGCGCGCTCTGGAACTTGCGCGTGCAACGTTGGGGCTTGCCTCACCGAACCCTCAAGTGGGCTGCGTCATTGCGCATGGCAATGAGATCGTAGGCGAAGGTGCTCATCGTTATGACCTGCGCGACCACGCAGAAATCGTTGCCATGAAACAGGCGGGTGAACGTGTCCGTGGCGCAACGGCATACGTGACACTGGAGCCATGTTCGCACCATGGACGCACGGGGCCATGTGCCAACGCACTGCTGGATGCGGGCATTGCGCGAGTGGTAGCAGCGACGCTGGACCCGAATCCGCTGGTCGCAGGCAAAGGCATGGCAATTCTTGAGAACGGTGGCGTCCTTGCGGAACATGGCCTGCTGCATCGCGAAGCGCGCCGCATGAACGATGCTTTTGCACGACACATTATTACCGGCATGCCACTGGTCACATTGAAGTCTGCATTAAGTGTGGACGGTATGCTGGCTCCGTTGCCTGTGCAACGCACCGCGAATGCTCCTTTCTGGCTCACCGGCACAGCCGCTCGCGAAGAAGTACATCGCTTCCGTCACGCTAGCGATGCGATCCTTACCGGCATTGGCACGGTGCTGGCGGACGATCCCATGATGACCGACCGCAGCAATCTGCAACGCCGCAGGCGTCTGTTGCGTGTGGTGCTGGACACACATTGCCGTTTGCCATTGTCGTCACGGCTTGCAGAAAGCGCGAATGACGACCTGATTGTTTTCTGCGCGAAGAATGCGCCGAATGATCGCCAACGCGCGCTGCGTCAGCGTGGCGTCACTGTGGAGACCATTCCTACACTGACGCCCGCCCAGCGCGGCACACAAGGACGCAGACTGGAACTGGATCTGCGAGCTGTGCTCAAGAGGCTCGGAGACATGGACATTCTTAGTGTTTTGCTGGAAAGTGGCCCAGGATTGAATGGCGCGTTCCTGAATGCAGGACTGGTAGATAAAGCCGTGCTGTTCTTCTCAGAAACAGAACTCGGCGGCAACGCAGTTCCGTTTGCTTCGCATGGACCCACGGCGTTCGGCTTGATTGAGCAACTCTCCGATATCGATCGCTGTGACTTTGTAAGCGACCTAAGTAACGGCGCACGACAGGTAGACGCATGTGTGCGCGGTACACTGCACGATCCGTGGGCGGAAACGTTTGCGCTCACACCCACTTCCGCTGTGAGTCGTTAA
- a CDS encoding response regulator, with amino-acid sequence MERLLLIDDDETTREVLTLLLAAEGWTVTEAASGDEALALAPSIAPEVILSDLQMPGLCGEELASHLRSAYPNKPILLAMTATSKGNITGYDALLTKPFDPAEVRRISDTPAPPAPQDHAIDPDTFQRMRKAMPTPQLRSLYDFALTDAEQRVYRMEAATAANDPTTLRREAHALKGSCGMIGATRLRTLASTVEDAGLASSMPPPAFPEFLREINHVRRMLEELLLRDF; translated from the coding sequence ATGGAACGCCTTCTCCTGATTGACGATGACGAGACCACAAGGGAAGTGCTGACCCTATTACTCGCCGCAGAAGGATGGACGGTAACCGAAGCCGCCAGCGGCGACGAAGCCCTCGCACTGGCACCGTCCATCGCACCCGAAGTCATCCTGAGCGACCTCCAGATGCCCGGCCTGTGCGGCGAAGAACTAGCCTCCCATCTACGTTCCGCCTACCCCAACAAGCCCATCCTGCTGGCCATGACCGCCACGTCAAAGGGCAACATCACGGGCTACGACGCACTCCTGACCAAGCCCTTCGACCCTGCCGAAGTCCGCCGCATCTCCGACACCCCGGCACCCCCCGCACCACAAGACCACGCCATCGACCCGGACACCTTCCAGCGTATGCGGAAGGCCATGCCCACACCCCAGCTCCGCTCCCTCTACGACTTCGCCCTCACCGACGCCGAGCAGCGGGTATACCGCATGGAGGCGGCCACCGCCGCCAACGACCCCACCACCCTCCGCAGGGAAGCCCACGCCCTGAAGGGCTCCTGCGGCATGATCGGTGCCACCCGTCTGCGCACATTAGCATCCACGGTAGAAGACGCCGGATTGGCGAGTTCGATGCCACCCCCCGCCTTTCCGGAATTTCTTCGGGAAATCAATCATGTACGCCGTATGCTGGAGGAGCTTCTTTTGCGCGACTTTTAG
- a CDS encoding phosphatase PAP2 family protein translates to MLNCSGRIATGLFRFVTIASLSIACATAVAQSPNDTALRGLSPVTTLHKTAAGQAALSANLTVTGGIQTGAIPQPTLLPTEEQRQLALRDAAITSANATQFADALGTALGSAYVARAHYIDRSHFTVASESITRVLTLALTTSGTHSAVAKFFFANGTTDGKTAATGLAADAMHAANGVTDPFGRAYHLPAGSPNADSYGNSRPFQTEPEFRRIVGRDYFNLVTDNTVYTRGPVMDLTNSPSYPSGHTTYGYTAVLVLGLLVPERYPQMIARGAEYGNSRIIVGAHYAMDVLGGRTLALYDTAHLLAEDPAYKNSTGFRRAIEQAKADMAKVLESACGKSVAECAAEDTSRYSDAAAVSAFYAVTQTYGLPVVYPETAAKMEDVGKIAPEAGYLLTVAYPSLTLAEADQILTETEGPGGGFLDDGSAFGLYSRINLYEAAVRAAVLTKSRAGTK, encoded by the coding sequence ATGCTGAATTGTTCTGGTCGGATTGCTACAGGTCTGTTTCGCTTTGTAACGATCGCATCGCTTTCCATTGCATGCGCTACTGCTGTTGCCCAGTCGCCCAATGACACAGCGCTCCGCGGCTTGTCTCCGGTGACGACGCTTCACAAAACAGCAGCGGGACAGGCGGCACTGAGCGCGAACCTGACCGTGACTGGCGGCATCCAGACAGGCGCTATTCCGCAGCCCACACTGCTGCCAACAGAGGAGCAGCGTCAACTTGCATTACGCGATGCCGCGATTACTTCAGCGAATGCGACGCAGTTTGCCGACGCTCTGGGCACAGCACTTGGCTCTGCTTATGTGGCGCGTGCGCATTACATCGATCGTTCGCATTTCACTGTGGCATCTGAGAGCATCACACGCGTGCTCACACTTGCGCTTACCACCAGCGGTACGCATTCCGCGGTGGCGAAGTTCTTCTTTGCTAACGGCACCACGGACGGCAAGACTGCAGCTACAGGGCTTGCTGCGGACGCCATGCATGCAGCGAATGGTGTGACCGATCCGTTTGGACGTGCGTACCATCTGCCCGCGGGAAGCCCTAATGCCGATTCCTATGGCAACTCGCGTCCGTTTCAAACAGAGCCGGAGTTCCGTCGCATTGTGGGCCGCGATTATTTCAACCTGGTCACGGATAACACTGTCTATACACGCGGCCCGGTGATGGACCTGACCAATAGCCCTTCTTATCCCAGCGGTCACACCACATATGGCTATACGGCGGTGCTGGTGCTTGGGTTATTGGTACCGGAACGTTATCCGCAGATGATTGCGCGCGGTGCAGAGTATGGCAACAGCCGCATCATTGTTGGCGCGCATTATGCGATGGATGTGCTGGGTGGCCGCACGCTTGCTCTCTATGACACGGCACATCTGCTGGCGGAAGATCCTGCATATAAGAATTCCACTGGATTTCGCAGAGCGATTGAACAAGCAAAAGCCGATATGGCGAAGGTGCTGGAAAGTGCCTGCGGCAAGAGCGTTGCGGAATGCGCCGCGGAAGATACCAGCCGTTACAGCGATGCAGCGGCAGTCTCCGCCTTTTATGCGGTGACGCAGACGTATGGCCTGCCGGTGGTTTATCCGGAGACTGCTGCGAAGATGGAAGATGTGGGCAAGATTGCACCGGAGGCGGGTTATCTGCTCACGGTGGCTTATCCGTCGTTGACGTTGGCAGAGGCAGACCAGATTCTGACAGAGACCGAAGGCCCAGGTGGAGGTTTCCTGGATGATGGTTCTGCCTTCGGCCTTTATTCCCGCATCAACCTTTATGAAGCAGCAGTGCGTGCCGCTGTGCTGACGAAGTCCCGTGCCGGAACGAAATAG
- a CDS encoding alginate export family protein, translating to MTLRLPALVSSALFFFAAPVSEAQIPSPDISKPTPLTVSVWDRQRVNVTQWFSATPNAEQYAHVDSLLRIALQQRIKRIDWTAELSQSSELWLPDDAVSPVPAQGHLGLGGTYYAHNGNNRFPAAASFKQGWLRYHFAHDSNTIRVGRFEFTDGTEIKPTDKSLQWLQANRISQRLIGSFGFSNGQRSLDGVEVKVNKGSWDVTAMGARAVQGVFNMNANPELDVDAQYLAWSRTAAKQHVLVRAFAIGYHDGRTGVTKVDNRSQAARTADHNNIRIGSYGTSMIAAVPVSKNVKLDGLFWGVLQNGRWGVQDHRAGAVALEGGVQFTQVKSSPWIRGGFLRATGDENPNDNTHNTYFQVLPTPRNYARFPFFNMMNSKEAFVQLMDKPTPKLDIRTDLHFLGLTSRNDLWYLGGGPLDKTTFGYTGRPANGNNSLATLYDISADYQVTARLALTAYYAHVWGKDVVRAIYPVNTHAQFGFIEMNYRFSLPLQHSH from the coding sequence ATGACGCTACGACTCCCCGCTCTTGTCTCGTCCGCATTGTTTTTCTTCGCAGCCCCGGTCTCTGAAGCGCAGATTCCTTCACCTGACATTTCCAAGCCCACACCGCTGACCGTAAGCGTGTGGGATCGCCAGCGCGTGAACGTAACGCAATGGTTTTCTGCCACACCCAATGCAGAACAATACGCCCACGTAGACAGCCTGTTGCGCATCGCATTGCAGCAGCGCATCAAACGCATCGACTGGACAGCCGAGCTTTCACAAAGCAGCGAACTGTGGCTGCCGGACGATGCAGTATCACCCGTGCCTGCACAGGGACATCTTGGTCTGGGTGGCACCTACTACGCCCACAACGGCAATAATCGTTTTCCTGCTGCCGCTTCGTTCAAGCAGGGCTGGCTGCGCTATCACTTCGCACATGACTCCAACACCATTCGCGTGGGCCGCTTCGAATTCACAGATGGCACCGAGATCAAGCCCACTGATAAGTCGCTGCAATGGTTGCAGGCAAACCGCATCTCGCAAAGGCTGATCGGCTCCTTTGGTTTCTCCAATGGCCAGCGCTCTCTTGATGGCGTGGAAGTAAAGGTAAACAAGGGTTCATGGGATGTCACGGCGATGGGCGCACGCGCCGTGCAAGGCGTGTTCAACATGAATGCCAATCCGGAACTCGATGTGGATGCGCAATATCTGGCATGGTCGCGCACAGCTGCGAAGCAGCATGTACTGGTGCGCGCATTTGCCATTGGCTATCACGACGGCCGTACCGGCGTTACAAAAGTAGACAACCGTTCGCAAGCCGCGCGTACAGCAGACCACAACAACATTCGCATCGGTTCCTATGGAACCAGCATGATCGCGGCAGTTCCTGTTTCAAAGAATGTGAAGCTCGACGGCCTGTTCTGGGGTGTTCTGCAAAACGGACGATGGGGCGTACAGGATCATCGCGCCGGAGCTGTAGCACTGGAAGGCGGCGTGCAATTTACACAGGTAAAGTCATCGCCGTGGATTCGTGGAGGATTTCTGCGCGCCACCGGCGATGAAAACCCTAATGACAACACGCACAATACGTACTTCCAGGTGCTGCCCACACCGCGCAACTACGCACGCTTCCCCTTCTTCAACATGATGAATTCGAAAGAAGCATTTGTGCAGTTGATGGACAAACCAACGCCGAAGCTGGACATTCGCACAGACCTTCACTTCCTTGGCCTGACCAGTCGCAATGATCTGTGGTACCTGGGCGGAGGGCCGCTGGATAAAACCACCTTTGGCTACACGGGACGTCCCGCAAATGGGAACAACAGCCTGGCCACGCTGTATGACATCAGCGCCGATTACCAGGTAACAGCGCGCCTCGCACTTACTGCCTATTACGCCCACGTGTGGGGCAAAGACGTGGTGCGTGCCATCTATCCCGTAAACACGCACGCGCAGTTCGGCTTTATCGAAATGAACTATCGATTCAGTCTGCCGCTACAACACAGTCATTAG
- a CDS encoding response regulator, with product MNSSSQTSSRSGNSSIRLVVADDHPVVRFGVKNMLMTDPGFEVVAEAEDGEDAITQTLEHEPDILLLDLQMPKLPGLEAMRAIMSKSPRVKIILLTSTISTQQVIEALQIGARGIVLKDSVAGDLSEAIRAVASGDYWIGGERVVNLLQALHGLMMQASAAPEKKTFGLTPRELEVVQCIVEGCSNKDIAKQFTISEETVKRHLSNTFDKTGVSTRLELALFAISHKLVEPV from the coding sequence GTGAATAGCAGTTCGCAGACGAGTTCCCGTTCCGGCAATTCCAGCATTCGGCTGGTGGTTGCGGACGATCATCCCGTAGTCCGATTCGGCGTGAAGAACATGCTGATGACAGACCCGGGCTTTGAAGTGGTGGCAGAAGCCGAAGACGGCGAAGATGCTATTACTCAAACCCTGGAACATGAGCCGGATATCCTGCTGCTGGATCTGCAGATGCCCAAGCTGCCGGGCCTGGAAGCCATGCGGGCGATCATGTCGAAGTCACCCCGGGTCAAGATCATCCTGCTGACCAGCACCATCTCCACACAACAGGTCATTGAAGCACTCCAGATTGGCGCGCGCGGCATTGTGCTGAAGGACTCCGTTGCGGGCGATCTGAGTGAAGCCATCCGTGCCGTAGCCAGCGGCGATTACTGGATTGGCGGCGAGCGCGTCGTGAACCTGTTGCAGGCTTTGCATGGCCTGATGATGCAGGCCTCCGCTGCACCTGAGAAGAAGACCTTCGGCCTGACACCACGTGAACTGGAAGTGGTGCAGTGCATCGTGGAAGGCTGCTCCAACAAGGACATCGCGAAGCAGTTCACCATCAGCGAAGAGACTGTAAAACGGCACCTCTCGAACACGTTCGACAAGACCGGTGTTTCCACTCGACTGGAACTGGCGTTGTTCGCTATCTCGCACAAGCTGGTGGAACCGGTTTAG
- a CDS encoding cupin domain-containing protein codes for MKYLFGAVFALAVIASPLVAQTSTPPSEMITATTLRSTGDDLLKQALASKDGIAFKVLLTRPDGAEQLAVRVKSGLGEWHHDFADVLIGLEGEAEVVTGGTLVNGKDTAPGEKRGDGVSGGKHQPFHAGDAIRIEPGVPHQMILKPGSTLRYFVVKVRAK; via the coding sequence ATGAAGTATCTTTTCGGCGCTGTGTTTGCGCTTGCTGTGATTGCATCGCCACTCGTCGCGCAGACATCCACGCCGCCCAGTGAAATGATTACCGCCACCACACTCCGCAGCACGGGCGACGATCTGCTGAAGCAGGCGCTTGCGTCGAAAGATGGCATTGCGTTCAAAGTTCTGCTGACACGTCCGGATGGTGCGGAACAGCTTGCCGTGCGCGTGAAAAGCGGTTTGGGAGAATGGCACCATGACTTTGCCGATGTTCTGATTGGACTGGAAGGCGAGGCAGAAGTGGTGACCGGCGGCACGCTGGTGAACGGCAAGGACACCGCGCCTGGAGAAAAACGCGGCGACGGCGTGAGCGGCGGTAAGCATCAGCCGTTTCATGCAGGTGACGCCATCCGTATTGAGCCGGGTGTGCCACATCAGATGATTTTGAAACCGGGCAGCACCCTCCGTTATTTCGTGGTGAAGGTGCGGGCGAAGTAG
- a CDS encoding riboflavin synthase has translation MFTGLIAETGTVVSLEKKVGVTRIHVAAPTLAKQLGTGDSIAVSGVCLTALNITPESFEADLLEETIRRTSLTHLASGSRVNLELPTPAGTPLGGHVVQGHVDGVGYLLSLTAVTSDADYTDWTLKIAAPAALSPYIVEKGSIAINGISLTVAKVEPAADGAKEVTVALIPHTYAVTNIHTLQPGDPVNLEVDVLAKYAEERAKKTAAESITERSLIAAGF, from the coding sequence ATGTTCACAGGGCTGATTGCAGAGACGGGCACCGTAGTTTCGCTGGAGAAAAAGGTTGGCGTCACACGCATTCATGTGGCAGCACCGACATTGGCGAAGCAGCTTGGCACAGGCGATTCGATCGCCGTCTCTGGCGTATGCCTGACGGCGCTCAACATCACGCCGGAGAGCTTTGAGGCGGACCTGTTGGAAGAGACCATCCGTCGCACGTCGCTGACACATCTTGCATCGGGAAGCCGTGTGAACCTGGAGCTGCCAACGCCGGCGGGAACACCGCTGGGCGGCCATGTCGTTCAGGGACACGTAGATGGCGTGGGATATCTGCTATCGCTAACAGCAGTGACGTCCGATGCAGACTACACCGACTGGACGCTGAAGATCGCCGCGCCTGCTGCGCTGTCGCCGTACATCGTGGAAAAGGGATCCATTGCCATCAACGGCATCTCGCTCACGGTGGCAAAGGTGGAACCCGCAGCCGACGGCGCCAAAGAAGTGACAGTCGCCCTCATTCCACACACTTACGCGGTAACGAATATCCACACGCTGCAGCCGGGCGACCCAGTGAACCTGGAAGTGGATGTGCTGGCAAAATATGCCGAAGAACGTGCGAAAAAGACAGCTGCTGAGTCGATTACCGAACGCTCACTGATCGCTGCGGGCTTCTGA
- a CDS encoding thymidine kinase produces the protein MQAETSSPCPATPGVLEVIVGPMFSGKSEELIRRLKRARIAKQRVGCFKPDIDLRYHRTAIASHSEQTHEASVVTPNSDRLREELFANGLVDRVEVIGLDEVQFFDEGILPLTMELINLGKRVILAGLDTTFANEPFGPVPNLMALADKVTKLNAVCMVCGQPAIHTQRLGHSQELVVVGAVGLYEARCRAHFQPYVEEPAEQMDLPVVTEM, from the coding sequence ATGCAGGCTGAAACCAGTTCTCCCTGCCCGGCCACGCCGGGTGTGCTGGAAGTGATCGTTGGACCCATGTTTTCCGGCAAGAGCGAAGAGCTTATCCGGCGGCTGAAACGCGCGCGTATTGCAAAGCAGCGTGTGGGCTGCTTCAAACCGGATATTGATCTTCGCTATCACCGCACGGCCATTGCATCGCATTCCGAGCAGACGCACGAAGCCTCTGTAGTGACACCGAATTCCGATCGGTTACGCGAAGAGCTTTTTGCGAACGGTCTGGTGGATCGCGTCGAGGTTATTGGGTTGGATGAGGTGCAGTTCTTTGATGAAGGCATTCTGCCGCTCACCATGGAGTTGATCAACCTGGGCAAGCGCGTGATTCTTGCAGGGCTGGATACCACCTTTGCCAATGAGCCTTTTGGCCCCGTGCCAAACCTGATGGCCTTAGCGGACAAAGTCACAAAGCTGAATGCTGTGTGCATGGTGTGCGGTCAGCCCGCCATTCACACGCAGCGGCTTGGCCATTCACAGGAGCTGGTTGTGGTGGGTGCAGTCGGCCTGTATGAAGCACGCTGCCGTGCGCATTTTCAGCCGTACGTGGAAGAGCCCGCAGAACAGATGGATTTGCCTGTTGTCACCGAGATGTAA